The window GAATATTGCTGTTCACCCTGATCCTGATGTTGGTGCCTGCCTTCGTTTCCTCGTCCTATTTCATCAGCGTGTTGATCCTGGTCGGTTTATACACGTTGATCAGCACGGGAATGAATATGCTGATGGGGTTTGCGGGACAAATTTCGCTCGGTCATGCGGCGTTTTACGGAGTCGGGGCGTACTCCTCCGCATACGTCACGGTCAAGCTCGGCATGCCGTCCATTGTCGGTATCCTTGTAGGCGTTCTGTTGACAGCCATTATTGCATTTATTGTGGGCATCCCCACCTTGAAATTAACCGGTCATTATCTGGCCTTGGCCACGTTGGGAATCGGGATGATTGCTTTTACTTTTTTCAAGCAATGGAAGGACATCACCGGGGGATTGAACGGTTTTTTCGGAATTCCCGCGTTGAACCTGTTCGGCATTGAATTTGATTCCGAAGTCAAGTTTTACTATCTGGTCTGGTTGATTGCCCTGCTCGGCATTTTGCTTACCCGGAATGTGGTCCAATCTCGGGTGGGCCGCGCGTTCCGCGCGATTCACAGCAGCGAGATCGCGGCAAACTCGATCGGCGTCAATATCCAAAAGTACAAGCTGCAGGTTTTTATTTTGAGCGCAGTCTACGCTTCGATAGCGGGCAGCATTTACGCCCATTATGTATCGTTCATCAATCCGATGCTGTTTGAATCCAAAATGTCGATCGATTTCCTGATCATGTCCGTCATCGGGGGAAGCGGCAGCATCTGGGGCGGATTGATCGGTTCCGCTGTTTTCATCATCCTGGGCGAAGTGCTGAAGGATGTCATTCCTATGGTGATGCACACGCAATCCAGCGATGAATTTCAGATTGTATTTTTCGGAGTGATGCTGGTGGTTTTGCTGATCTATATGCCTGAGGGTCTGGCTCCCGCCTTTGTAAAACTCCGCAACAAAGCATTCAATTGGCTCAAGCTCAGCCGGAGGCGAAGCCGGGGCGCAGCGGACAGCATGGAAAATCCGTAGCAGGGGAGGAAAGGAGATTATGGAACGCAAAGAGCCGCTGTTATCCGTTTCCAAGCTGACCAAAATTTTCGGCGGAGTCACGGCTGTGGAGGATGTCTCGTTTACTGTGTTTCCCGGTCAGATCGTGGCCGTGATCGGTCCGAACGGCGCCGGCAAGACGACGCTGTTCAACATGATCACCAATGTGCTGCCGAAAACATCCGGTACGATCCATTTTGACGGACATGATACATCCGGCAAAAAACCGAGCGATTTGGCCAAATTGGGAATTACCCGCACGTTTCAAAACCTGCAAACCTTCCAGAATATGCAGGTTGTTGAAAATGTCATGACCGGAGCGCACGTCCGGTTGAAAACCGGCTTCTTGACCTCGGCGTTTCGGCTTCCGTCAGTCAAAAAAGAAGAGGAAGCCGTCCTTCGGCAGGCCATGCAGCATCTGCAGGAGGTCGGTCTTGCCGACCTGGCGCATGAAATTGCCGATAATCTGCCTTACGGCAGCCAGCGGCTGCTGGAGATTGCGCGGGCTGCCGCTTCCGAGCCGCAGCTGATTTTGCTGGATGAGCCGATGGCCGGCTTAAATCCGCAGGAGTCCAGAGACCTCATGCGGATCATTCTGGATATGCGGGCAAAGGGGATGACCTTTCTGTTTGTCGAGCACGATATGGAAACGGTGATGACGATTGCCGACCACATTGTAGTCCTTGATTTCGGCAAAAAGATTGCTGAGGGCACGCCGGAAGAAATCATGAATAATCCTCAGGTCATTTCCGCTTATCTGGGCGAAAAGGAAGTGGTGATATAATGCTCAAGGTTACGAATTTACATACCTATCACGGAAATATGCATGCTGTTAAAGGTATCAGCTTTTCCTTGAAAAAAGCGGAACTATTGGCGATTGTGGGTACGAACGGCGCCGGGAAAAGCACTCTCTTGGGCACGCTTGCCGGCGTATACAGCCCGCGGGAAGGCAGCATCGTGTTCCAAGAAGAGGACATTTCCAAGAAACGCGTTGAAGAGATTGTCGCGAAGGGAATCTGTCTTGTACCGGAACGCCGGCAAATCTTCGACTCTCTTTCGGTGAAGGACAATCTCATGCTGGGCGCTTTTCATCGCATCAAAAAAGAGAAGAAGCAGGTCATGCAGGATTATGATAAAATCTTGGGCCTTTTTCCGGAACTGACCAGAATGCTTAACCGTGCCGGAGGACTGTTGAGCGGCGGTGAGCAGCAAATGCTCGCAATCGGGCGCGGACTGATGGCCAACCCGAAATTGATGATGCTGGATGAGCCCTCCCTGGGTCTGGCTCCGCTTATCGTAAAAAACATTATGGGCATATTCAAAACGTTGAAGAACGAGTTTGATACGACGATTATTCTTGTCGAGCAGAATGTGAAAGCGGCTTTAGAGGTTGCCGACCATGCTTGTGTGCTTGAGCGCGGAGAGTTCGTTATTCATGGAACGGCTCAGGAGGTTATGAATAACCCGGATGTCCGAAATGTATACCTTGGAAAACAAAAGGAAGTCATATAGATGAACAT of the Ferviditalea candida genome contains:
- a CDS encoding branched-chain amino acid ABC transporter permease gives rise to the protein MNNSLLSQVYSRSVKGILLFTLILMLVPAFVSSSYFISVLILVGLYTLISTGMNMLMGFAGQISLGHAAFYGVGAYSSAYVTVKLGMPSIVGILVGVLLTAIIAFIVGIPTLKLTGHYLALATLGIGMIAFTFFKQWKDITGGLNGFFGIPALNLFGIEFDSEVKFYYLVWLIALLGILLTRNVVQSRVGRAFRAIHSSEIAANSIGVNIQKYKLQVFILSAVYASIAGSIYAHYVSFINPMLFESKMSIDFLIMSVIGGSGSIWGGLIGSAVFIILGEVLKDVIPMVMHTQSSDEFQIVFFGVMLVVLLIYMPEGLAPAFVKLRNKAFNWLKLSRRRSRGAADSMENP
- a CDS encoding ABC transporter ATP-binding protein, giving the protein MLKVTNLHTYHGNMHAVKGISFSLKKAELLAIVGTNGAGKSTLLGTLAGVYSPREGSIVFQEEDISKKRVEEIVAKGICLVPERRQIFDSLSVKDNLMLGAFHRIKKEKKQVMQDYDKILGLFPELTRMLNRAGGLLSGGEQQMLAIGRGLMANPKLMMLDEPSLGLAPLIVKNIMGIFKTLKNEFDTTIILVEQNVKAALEVADHACVLERGEFVIHGTAQEVMNNPDVRNVYLGKQKEVI
- a CDS encoding ABC transporter ATP-binding protein — translated: MERKEPLLSVSKLTKIFGGVTAVEDVSFTVFPGQIVAVIGPNGAGKTTLFNMITNVLPKTSGTIHFDGHDTSGKKPSDLAKLGITRTFQNLQTFQNMQVVENVMTGAHVRLKTGFLTSAFRLPSVKKEEEAVLRQAMQHLQEVGLADLAHEIADNLPYGSQRLLEIARAAASEPQLILLDEPMAGLNPQESRDLMRIILDMRAKGMTFLFVEHDMETVMTIADHIVVLDFGKKIAEGTPEEIMNNPQVISAYLGEKEVVI